GCACTCTCACGAAAACCCCCTTCTCCGGCCTCTCAACCCTCGCGTACAAGGTGACCTCCCGCTCTCCGCTCAGGTAGTGCGGGACTGCGAGCCTGACGTTCCTGCCCCTCGTGACGGGGAGCCAGCGGGTCGGCGGCACGCCCCCCTCGACGAACAGCTTCGCCCCCTCGGCGGCCCTCTCTCCCTGCTCCGCTGCGTAGTCCACGAGGTCGTTGATGACGAGCGCGTTCCCGGCCGCGAAGACGCCGGGCACGCTGGTCTCCAGCAGCTCGTTGACCACCGGGCCTCCGGTGGCCGGGTCGATCGCGCAGCCGATCTTCTCCAGCAGCTCCACGTTGGGCCTCAAGCCCGCCGCCACCACGACGGTGTCGCAGGGGATCTCGAACTCGGTTCCCGGGATCGGCTTGAGCGCCTCATCGACTCTGGCCACGATGACCCTCTCGACCCTCCCCCTCCCGGCGACTTTGACCACGGCGTGGCTGAGGAGCAGCGGTATGCCGAAGTCGTGGAGGCACTGGACGACGTTCCTCATCAAGCCTCCGGGCCACGGCATTATCTCGACGACCGCCCTCACGCGGGCCCCCTCGAGCGCGAACCTCCTCGCCATGATCAATCCCACGTCCCCCGACCCCACGATCACGACCTCCCTCCCCGGGAGCACCCCGTAGAGGTCCATGAGGAGCTGCGCCTCCCCCGCCGTCATGACGCCCGCCGGCCTATCGCCGGTGACTCCGATCTCGAAGATCGTCCTCTCCCGCGCGCCCGTCGCGAAGATCACCGCCTTCGCTCTCACCCTGACCACTCCCGCCCGCGTAACGACGTTGACCACCTTCTCGTCGTAAGCCTCAACCTCGACCGAGTGGACGTAAGCCTTCAGCAGGCAGCTCACCCCACTCCTCTCCACCCTCTCCATCAACCGGTGAGCGAACTGGGCTCCCGTCATGTCCTCGCCGAAGTAGTGGAGGCCGAAGCCGGGGTGCACGCACTGCAGCGGGATCCCGCCGAGTGTCTCCCGTTCCTCGAGCAGAACCACCTCCATCCCGAGCTCCGCGGCTCTCGCGGCAGCCGCCATCCCAGCCGGCCCACCGCCCACGACGACAACGTCGCACTCCCGCTGGATCACGCGGCCCCACCCCTCAGGAGGGCTTTCACATCCCCGTACCCGTAGGGGCCTGTGGCAACGGGCACCGCGTGCAGGGGCTGCCCCGTGAGCTCGGAAACTATCAGCGCAATCCTCCACCTGCAGAAGCTGCCCTGGCACCTACCCAACCCGGCGTAGGCTCTGAACTTGATCCCGTCGAGCGTGACGCG
Above is a genomic segment from Thermofilaceae archaeon containing:
- a CDS encoding FAD-dependent oxidoreductase; this encodes MIQRECDVVVVGGGPAGMAAAARAAELGMEVVLLEERETLGGIPLQCVHPGFGLHYFGEDMTGAQFAHRLMERVERSGVSCLLKAYVHSVEVEAYDEKVVNVVTRAGVVRVRAKAVIFATGARERTIFEIGVTGDRPAGVMTAGEAQLLMDLYGVLPGREVVIVGSGDVGLIMARRFALEGARVRAVVEIMPWPGGLMRNVVQCLHDFGIPLLLSHAVVKVAGRGRVERVIVARVDEALKPIPGTEFEIPCDTVVVAAGLRPNVELLEKIGCAIDPATGGPVVNELLETSVPGVFAAGNALVINDLVDYAAEQGERAAEGAKLFVEGGVPPTRWLPVTRGRNVRLAVPHYLSGEREVTLYARVERPEKGVFVRVPEAGVRSYAVAVRPAEMIRLKLDPARLKPAVEAGRVTLEVVPRE